One Numenius arquata chromosome 9, bNumArq3.hap1.1, whole genome shotgun sequence DNA window includes the following coding sequences:
- the KLHL30 gene encoding kelch-like protein 30 isoform X2, with protein sequence MVRNMDDFDFCLPSHAQGVLEGLQRLRANPKLADVTLVAGSQEFPCHRGVLALCSHYFHAMFSGDFAESIAARVELKEVDPSALEMLLDFAYTGKVTINQGNVEGLMRTSSQLHFPTIQKVCSRYLRQQMDATNCLGICEFGESHGCPEVSSKAWSFLQENFEAVSQQEEFLQLSKERLAIYLSNDQLQVQEEQSLAEAVLRWVRHDPGPRAQFLPELLELAHLVSLPDQYLQNLLSTEPLVRDSDASKALVAQSRATNPPTLPQKLEEVLVVVGGRVLEESEDEDGGLEMPAAPRNFAFYNPKSRRWMALPDFPDYNKWGFSLVSLNNDVYVTGGSRGSQNDTWSTTQAWRFCLKDGTWKPIASMLRARTNHTSAVLNGEIYVIGGTTVDMVEVECYDPYNKSWCAVSPALKYVSNFAAASCLGKLYLVGSCAIKYNALTLQCYNPVQDLWSVITSPFIPKYLSAPRCATLHGLIYLIGDNTKKVHVYNPEANIWQKVQLLHTLHENGGMVPLGDRLFVTGGHWKGMDGDYRVEMEVYDCTKDLWTREGSLPCLWLFHSSSSIFMDTSKWTEACQGDHGW encoded by the exons ATGGTGAGAAACATGGATGACTTTGACTTCTGCCTGCCTTCACATGCCCAGGGCGTGCTGGAGGGGCTGCAGAGGCTGCGTGCCAACCCCAAACTGGCGGATGTGACGCTGGTGGCGGGCAGTCAGGAGTTCCCCTGCCACCGTGGCGTGCTGGCTCTCTGCAGCCACTACTTCCATGCCATGTTCTCTGGCGACTTTGCTGAGAGCATTGCGGCGCgggtggagctgaaggaggtGGACCCCAGTGCACTGGAGATGCTGCTCGACTTTGCTTACACGGGAAAGGTCACCATCAACCAGGGCAACGTGGAGGGACTGATGCGGACCTCCAGCCAGCTCCACTTCCCCACTATCCAGAAGGTCTGCAGCCGCTACCTCCGGCAGCAGATGGATGCCACCAACTGCCTAGGTATCTGCGAGTTCGGTGAGAGCCATGGCTGTCCTGAGGTCTCCTCCAAGGCCTGGTCTTTCTTGCAGGAGAACTTTGAAGCTGTCTCTCAGCAGGAGGAGTTCCTCCAGCTCTCCAAGGAGAGGCTGGCCATCTACCTTTCCAATGACCAGCTGCAGGTACAGGAGGAGCAGAGCCTGGCTGAGGCTGTGCTGCGCTGGGTACGCCATGACCCGGGACCCCGAGCCCAGTTCCTGCCCGAGCTGCTGGAGCTAGCCCACCTGGTCTCACTGCCTGACCAGTACCTGCAGAACCTGCTTTCCACCGAGCCCCTCGTACGTGACTCAGATGCCAGCAAGGCCCTCGTTGCCCAATCCCGTGCCACG AACCCCCCGACCCTACCTCAGAagctggaggaggtgctggtggtggttggCGGCCGTGTGCTGGAGGAGAGCGAGGATGAGGACGGAGGACTGGAGATGCCAGCCGCCCCCAGGAACTTTGCCTTCTACAACCCCAAAAgca GGCGATGGATGGCTCTGCCTGACTTTCCTGATTACAACAAATGGGGCTTTTCCCTGGTGTCTCTGAACAACGATGTGTACGTCACAG GCGGCTCCCGGGGGTCCCAGAACGACACGTGGTCAACAACCCAGGCCTGGCGCTTCTGCCTTAAGGATGGCACCTGGAAGCCTATCGCTTCCATGCTGAGAGCCCGGACAAATCACACCAGTGCTGTTCTCAATGGCGAGATCTACGTTATTGGGG GGACAACAGTGGACATGGTGGAGGTGGAGTGCTATGACCCCTACAACAAGAGCTGGTGTGCCGTCAGCCCAGCCCTCAAGTATGTGAGCAATTTTGCGGCTGCCAGCTGCTTGGGCAAGCTCTACCTGGTGGGCTCCTGTGCCATCAAGTACAATGCTCTTACCCTGCAGTGCTACAATCCTGTCCAAG ATCTGTGGAGTGTGATCACATCCCCCTTCATACCCAAGTACCTCTCGGCCCCGCGCTGTGCCACCCTGCATGGCCTAATCTACCTCATCGGGGACAACACCAAGAAGGTCCACGTGTACAACCCAGAGGCCAACATCTGGCAGAAG GTACAGCTCCTGCACACACTCCATGAGAATGGTGGGATGGTACCGCTGGGTGACCGGCTCTTTGTCACTGGTGGCCACTGGAAGGGTATGGATGGGGACTACCGGGTGGAGATGGAAGTGTATGACTGCACCAAGGACCTCTGGACGCGGGAGGGTTCCCTACCCTGCCTCTGGCTCTTCCACAGTTCCTCCTCTATCTTCATGGACACCTCCAAGTGGACGGAGGCTTGCCAGGGTGACCATGGGTGGTAG
- the ERFE gene encoding erythroferrone — translation MWLPELCFALLCAAAGTGSPGAARDHPLGAAAPQVGGVDPRQAWMLLAGNPRRASGSPARGRTGTVRDGTGAGTAQAALQVGVPGPASAPPGATTTLEELLRELQLLLKGMVKEQAKTRKKAWEGCEEEEECGEDNPQAWSHHRVEAAFHCQTRENISIERRARQELQLYYIPEGEGMFHRGSGLNLTSGQYTAPITGYYTFTATLHIVRREQRRKGQPCRGKRLRVLICVQSRCQRNSNLETVSRLESGGDFFTISVTGVLYLQVGQYASVFVDNTADSPLTVQSGSDFSAVLLGV, via the exons atgTGGCTGCCGGAGCTGTGCTTTGCGCTCCTCTGCGCCGCCGCGGGGACCggctccccgggggctgcccgggaCCATCCTCTGGGAGCAGCCGCCCCCCAGGTGGGCGGCGTGGACCCCCGTCAGGCTTGGATGCTGCTGGCCGGGAACCCGAGGCGGGCGAGCGGCAGCCCGGCCCGGGGCAGGACAGGCACGGTCCGGGATGGGACGGGGGCTGGTACGGCACAGGCTGCATTGCAAGTCGGTGTGCCAggccctgcctctgctccccccGGGGCCACCACCACGCTGGAAGAGCTGCTGAGGGAGTTGCAGCTCCTGCTGAAAG GCATGGTGAAGGAGCAGGCAAAGACCCGCAAGAAGGCCTGGGAagggtgtgaggaagaggaggaatgcgGTGAAGATAACCCGCAGGCCTGGTCCCATCATCGTGTGGAAGCAGCCTTCCACTGCCAGACACGTGAAAACATCTCCATTGAGCGGAGAGCAcggcaggagctgcagctttaCTACATT CCGGAGGGGGAGGGGATGTTTCACCGCGGCTCTGGGCTGAACCTGACCAGTGGGCAGTACACAGCTCCCATCACAGGGTACTACACCTTCACTGCCACGCTGCACATTG TGCGCAGAGAGCAGCGGAGGAAGGGGCAGCCATGCAGGGGGAAACGTCTTCGGGTGCTGATCTGCGTGCAATCCCGCTGCCAGCGCAACAG CAATCTGGAGACCGTGTCCCGGCTGGAGAGTGGCGGTGactttttcaccatctctgtcACTGGAGTCCTTTACCTGCAG GTTGGACAGTACGCCTCTGTTTTCGTGGACAACACTGCAGACTCTCCCCTCACCGTTCAAAGCGGCTCCGATTTCAGTGCCGTTTTGCTGGGGGTGTGA
- the KLHL30 gene encoding kelch-like protein 30 isoform X1, whose translation MVRNMDDFDFCLPSHAQGVLEGLQRLRANPKLADVTLVAGSQEFPCHRGVLALCSHYFHAMFSGDFAESIAARVELKEVDPSALEMLLDFAYTGKVTINQGNVEGLMRTSSQLHFPTIQKVCSRYLRQQMDATNCLGICEFGESHGCPEVSSKAWSFLQENFEAVSQQEEFLQLSKERLAIYLSNDQLQVQEEQSLAEAVLRWVRHDPGPRAQFLPELLELAHLVSLPDQYLQNLLSTEPLVRDSDASKALVAQSRATGQSNAGAWKNPPTLPQKLEEVLVVVGGRVLEESEDEDGGLEMPAAPRNFAFYNPKSRRWMALPDFPDYNKWGFSLVSLNNDVYVTGGSRGSQNDTWSTTQAWRFCLKDGTWKPIASMLRARTNHTSAVLNGEIYVIGGTTVDMVEVECYDPYNKSWCAVSPALKYVSNFAAASCLGKLYLVGSCAIKYNALTLQCYNPVQDLWSVITSPFIPKYLSAPRCATLHGLIYLIGDNTKKVHVYNPEANIWQKVQLLHTLHENGGMVPLGDRLFVTGGHWKGMDGDYRVEMEVYDCTKDLWTREGSLPCLWLFHSSSSIFMDTSKWTEACQGDHGW comes from the exons ATGGTGAGAAACATGGATGACTTTGACTTCTGCCTGCCTTCACATGCCCAGGGCGTGCTGGAGGGGCTGCAGAGGCTGCGTGCCAACCCCAAACTGGCGGATGTGACGCTGGTGGCGGGCAGTCAGGAGTTCCCCTGCCACCGTGGCGTGCTGGCTCTCTGCAGCCACTACTTCCATGCCATGTTCTCTGGCGACTTTGCTGAGAGCATTGCGGCGCgggtggagctgaaggaggtGGACCCCAGTGCACTGGAGATGCTGCTCGACTTTGCTTACACGGGAAAGGTCACCATCAACCAGGGCAACGTGGAGGGACTGATGCGGACCTCCAGCCAGCTCCACTTCCCCACTATCCAGAAGGTCTGCAGCCGCTACCTCCGGCAGCAGATGGATGCCACCAACTGCCTAGGTATCTGCGAGTTCGGTGAGAGCCATGGCTGTCCTGAGGTCTCCTCCAAGGCCTGGTCTTTCTTGCAGGAGAACTTTGAAGCTGTCTCTCAGCAGGAGGAGTTCCTCCAGCTCTCCAAGGAGAGGCTGGCCATCTACCTTTCCAATGACCAGCTGCAGGTACAGGAGGAGCAGAGCCTGGCTGAGGCTGTGCTGCGCTGGGTACGCCATGACCCGGGACCCCGAGCCCAGTTCCTGCCCGAGCTGCTGGAGCTAGCCCACCTGGTCTCACTGCCTGACCAGTACCTGCAGAACCTGCTTTCCACCGAGCCCCTCGTACGTGACTCAGATGCCAGCAAGGCCCTCGTTGCCCAATCCCGTGCCACG GGACAGAGCAATGCTGGTGCCTGGAAGAACCCCCCGACCCTACCTCAGAagctggaggaggtgctggtggtggttggCGGCCGTGTGCTGGAGGAGAGCGAGGATGAGGACGGAGGACTGGAGATGCCAGCCGCCCCCAGGAACTTTGCCTTCTACAACCCCAAAAgca GGCGATGGATGGCTCTGCCTGACTTTCCTGATTACAACAAATGGGGCTTTTCCCTGGTGTCTCTGAACAACGATGTGTACGTCACAG GCGGCTCCCGGGGGTCCCAGAACGACACGTGGTCAACAACCCAGGCCTGGCGCTTCTGCCTTAAGGATGGCACCTGGAAGCCTATCGCTTCCATGCTGAGAGCCCGGACAAATCACACCAGTGCTGTTCTCAATGGCGAGATCTACGTTATTGGGG GGACAACAGTGGACATGGTGGAGGTGGAGTGCTATGACCCCTACAACAAGAGCTGGTGTGCCGTCAGCCCAGCCCTCAAGTATGTGAGCAATTTTGCGGCTGCCAGCTGCTTGGGCAAGCTCTACCTGGTGGGCTCCTGTGCCATCAAGTACAATGCTCTTACCCTGCAGTGCTACAATCCTGTCCAAG ATCTGTGGAGTGTGATCACATCCCCCTTCATACCCAAGTACCTCTCGGCCCCGCGCTGTGCCACCCTGCATGGCCTAATCTACCTCATCGGGGACAACACCAAGAAGGTCCACGTGTACAACCCAGAGGCCAACATCTGGCAGAAG GTACAGCTCCTGCACACACTCCATGAGAATGGTGGGATGGTACCGCTGGGTGACCGGCTCTTTGTCACTGGTGGCCACTGGAAGGGTATGGATGGGGACTACCGGGTGGAGATGGAAGTGTATGACTGCACCAAGGACCTCTGGACGCGGGAGGGTTCCCTACCCTGCCTCTGGCTCTTCCACAGTTCCTCCTCTATCTTCATGGACACCTCCAAGTGGACGGAGGCTTGCCAGGGTGACCATGGGTGGTAG
- the ESPNL gene encoding espin-like protein produces the protein MLVVVGNAQEPGWITKNVQKFQAKEGLETELLKQPKDITKNLYQKSQKEVQKTKTLLCRGGGPRFYPRQPPGPAGDGARQVRAGGAEAPQALAAGQDPGSLLRPPGRSLAPPAAPGLPPRLPQLPAEPPVTLPAQAGAAEPADLPGPDAAEADADSLVPTHDEWGCPIPEWKRQVMVRRLRARLADEEAAGGQVRGIPGVGGRTLPDRGDADSLSPQDAGSWRFSPSRQAVLGPFGELLTEADLQQLERAVESLRLRRRGEAYQSELRRLARELRALLPAPLLSITVRSPPPAPGQPLPLWCGRLAGAVSSLAALLAHAEGARVAAAAAPPAAAVGQPWEPAGSLAQREIRQCGVCVRSLRGAFEPAWGTAKGKAAGGSGAEAASDSGISCEEAFSDGGGSPGPGPEWGSLRKERIVMLFLSHWRRSAYALPPPAAGDPREVVGTGDGGAARLARQRAAIQRLLGGWRDAASRRPPPPPPPARSRAPLSPEQFVASAGGGAADYESLSLELFMLGYFRILEQELPPEERRGRHLLCFEVFEQLGRHGWRAVRSFHRAVIDEIAAGRRGWRDGFDDIKERYFGSPKSSVRRPGDTGGEGGEICRYIDRSFAFWKEKEAEIFSLEE, from the exons ATGTTGGTAGTGGTTGGGAACGCACAGGAACCAGGCTGGATAACCAAAAATGTCCAGAAGTTCCAGGCAAAAGAAGGCCTGGAAACAG AACTGCTGAAACAGCCAAAGGACATCACCAAAAATCTGTACCAAAAATCACAGAAGGAGGTTCAGAAGACCAAAACACTCCTGTGCAGAG GAGGAGGCCCGCGCTTCTACCCCCGGCagccgcccggcccggcgggggatGGAGCCCGGCAGGTCCGTGCTGGCGGAGCGGAAGCTCCACAAGCCCTCGCAGCGGGCCAGGATCCCGGCTCCCTTCTTCGCCCACCCGGTAGGTCGCTGGCTCCGCCCGCGGCCCCCGGCTTGCCCCCTCGGCTGCCGCAACTGCCCGCCGAGCCCCCCGTGACTCTGCCCGCGCAGGCTGGGGCGGCAGAGCCGGCGGACCTGCCCGGGCCGGACGCCGCGGAGGCGGATGCGGACTCCCTGGTGCCCACGCACGACGAGTGGGGCTGCCCCATTCCCGAGTGGAAGCGGCAGGTGATGGTGCGCCGGCTGCGGGCCCGGCTGGCGGAcgaggaggcggcgggcggccAAGTACGGGGtatcccgggggtgggggggcgcacGCTGCCGGACCGGGGGGACGCTGACAGCCTCTCTCCGCAGGACGCGGGCTCCTGGCGCTTCTCGCCCTCCCGCCAGGCCGTGCTGGGGCCCTTCGGGGAGCTGCTGACCGAAGCggacctgcagcagctggagcggGCGGTGGAGAGCCTgcggctgcggcggcggggcGAGGCATACCAGAGCGAGCTGCGGCGCCTGGCCCGGGAGTTGCGGGCCCTCTTGCCCGCCCCGCTGCTCAGCATCACCGTGCGcagcccccctcccgcccccgggcagcccctgcctctctGGTGCGGCCGCCTGGCCGGCGCCGTCAGCAGCCTGGCCGCGCTGCTGGCCCACGCCGAGGGGGCACgggtcgctgccgccgccgctccccctgcCGCCGCCGTCGGGCAGCCGTGGGAGCCGGCGGGCAGCCTGGCGCAGCGGGAGATCCGGCAGTGTGGAGTCTGCGTCCGCAGCCTCCGTGGCGCCTTCGAGCCCGCCTGGGGGACGGCGAAAGGGAAGGCGGCTGGGGGGAGCGGTGCGGAGGCCGCCAGCGACTCGGGCATCAGCTGCGAGGAGGCGTTTTCCGACGGCGGCggctccccggggccggggccggaatGGGGCAGCCTGAGGAAGGAGCGGATCGTGATGCTCTTCCTGAGCCACTGGAGACGGTCCGCCTACGCCctccccccgccggccgccggggACCCCCGGGAGGTAGTGGGGACCGGGGACGGGGGTGCCGCCCGCCTGGCGCGGCAGAGAGCGGCCATCCAGCGGCTTCTGGGCGGCTGGCGGGAcgcggcctcccgccgccccccgccaccgccgccccctgcccgcagtCGCGCTCCACTCTCTCCGGAACAGTTCGTGGCtagcgccggggggggggcggccgacTACGAGAGCCTGTCGCTGGAGCTCTTCATGCTGGGCTATTTCCGCatcctggagcaggagctgccccctgagGAGCGCCGCGGCCGCCACCTCCTTTGCTTTGAGGTCTTCGAGCAGCTGGGCCGGCATGGCTGGCGGGCGGTTCGCTCCTTCCACCGTGCCGTCATCGACGAGATCGCCGCTGGCCGGCGGGGCTGGCGGGACGGCTTCGACGACATCAAAGAGAGGTATTTCGGATCCCCCAAAAGCTCAGTCCGGCGGCCGGGGGACACcggaggagaggggggggagaTCTGCCGCTACATCGACCGCAGCTTCGCCttctggaaggagaaggaagccGAGATCTTCAGCTTGGAGGAGTGA